CGCCGGGCCCGGCGCAGTCACGCTTGTTGCATTCCGGGTTCTCCCCCGTGGGGGTGAGAACCCGGGCAACAATCGCGCCTGCGCCTTTGCCGTTGACGGTGGTTTCGGGTTTATCGACCCGGCGGCACTCGCAACAAGCCCGTGGTATTGCGGAACGCCGCGCCCTTCCAGACCGGCGGTCAATCTGCTATCCTTGGACCCATGAGTGCAGAAGAAAAGCAACCCTCCGCCGTCGGCCTGTTCTCTGGTGGTCTGGACTCCCTGCTGGCGCTGAAACTGGTCTGCGACCTCGGCGTGCGGGTGACGGCCCTGCACCTGGTGTTGCCGGTGCAGCCGGGGGGGGGCGATGAGCCGGAGTATCTGGAGCGCCGGGCCCTGGAGCTCGGCGCGGCGGAGTTCCGCAGCCACGACCCGGGGGCGGCCTTCCTCGAGATCGTCAGGCAGCCGCAGTACGGTTACGGCAAGAACGCCAACCCCTGCCTGGACTGCCGCCTGCTGGCCCTGCGGACGGCCGGGGAGTTGATGGAGGAGCTGGGGGCGGATTTCGTCTTCACCGGCGAGGTACTGGGCGAGCGACCGATGAGTCAGCGCGGCGACGCCCTGCGCCGGTTGGAGAAGCTGGCCGGTCTCGAGGGTCGGCTGTTGCGGCCGCTGTCGGCGAAGCTGCTGCCGGAGACGGAGGCGGAACGGGCGGGGCTGATCGAGCGGGAGCGGTTGCTCGATCTGCGCGGCCGGGGGCGCAAGCGGCAGTTCGAGCTGGCGGCGGCCTGGGGGATCGGCGACTACCCCTCCCCGGCCGGGGGCTGCCTGCTGACCACGCCGGGCTACGCCGACCGGATCAGGGACGCCCTCGAGCACGGCGATCTGGGCCGGGACGATTTCGAGCTGTTCCGCCACGGCCGCTTGCTGCGCTTGCCCGGCGGGGCCAAGCTGTCCCTGGGGCGCAACAAGGCCGACAACGCCGCCCTGGCCGGGGCCGCCCGGCCCGGCGACCTGCTCCTGGACACCCCCTACCCGGCGCCTTTGGGGCTGTTGCGGCGGGGGGACGGTGAACCGGCGACGGCGGACGTCGAGCTGGCCGCCCGCTGCCTGGCCGGTTACTCGAAGTGCCCGGCCGACTGCGCCGTTCGCGTACGGCGCGTGACCGCCGCGGGCGCGACCGACCTGACAACACTCACGGTGGAGCCCCTGGACAAGTTTGCTCCCGGCCTGCGCGAGCTGCTGGTCTGACGGGTGCGTTGACGCCCCCGCCGCCGGTTAATATAATCAGCATTCGACTCCGACCCGCCCGGGAGGGCCGCGATGGCCAAGTTCATCTACCGTGGACGCGCCGCCGACGGGGGCAGTGTCTCCGGCGAGCTGGAGGCGCCCGACGAGGAGGCCGTCCTGACCGCCCTGCGCGCCCGGGGGATCCTGGTCACCGCCCTCGAGCCCGCCGCCTCCCGCAGCATCCGGGTCAAGCGCCGCGACCTCGTCGTCTTCACCCGCCAACTGGCCACCATGCTCGCCGCCGGCCTGCCCCTGGTCCAGACCCTGGGCACCCTGGCCGAGCAATCCCCCGAGGGGCTGGCCGAGATCGCCGTCGACATTCGCCGCCAGGTCGAGGCCGGCCAGACCCTTTCCGCCGCCCTGGGCCGCTACCCCCGGACCTTCGATCGCCTGTTCTGCGCCCTGGTGCGCGCCGGCGAGGTCTCGGGCAATCTCGAGGTCATCTTCGAGCGCCTGGCGGGCTACCTCGAGCGCTCCGATTCCCTGCGCCGCAAGGTCCGCGGCGCCCTGGCCTACCCCGCCGTCGTCCTGGGGATGGTGATTCTCCTCGGCCTGGGGTTCATGATCTTCATCATCCCCCTGTTCTCCGACATCTTCACTGCCTTCGGCGCCCAACTGCCCCTGCCGACGCGGATCGTCGTCGCCCTGAGCGAGTTCTTCCAGCAGTATTTCTACATCCCGATCCTGCTGGTGGTCATCATCTGGGCCTTTATCAAATTCTACGGCAACACCGCCGAAGGGCGCTTGAGTCTGGACCGGCTCAAGCTGCGCCTGCCGATCTTCGGTGAGCTGTTCACCAAGGTCTCCGTGGCCCGTTTCGCCCGCACCCTGGGCACCCTGGTGCGCTCCGGCGTGCCGATCATGGACGGCCTGGCGATCACCGCCGCCACCGCCGGCAACCGGGTCATCGAAAACGCCGTGCGCCGCACCCGCAAGCAGGTCGGCGAGGGCCGAACCTTCGCCGAACCCCTGGACGAGACCGAGGTCTTCCCGCCCCTGGTGGTGGCCATGGTCGCCGTCGGCGAGCGCACCGGGCGTCTCGAAGAGATGCTCAACCGGGTGGCCGCCTTCTACGACGACGAGGTCGAGACCGCCGTCAACAACCTCTCCAGCCTGCTGGAGCCCATCCTGATGATCGTGATGGGCCTGGTCGTGGGCGGCCTGGTGATCTCGATGTACCTGCCGATCTTCCAGATGCCCGGGGTCATCGGCGGCGCCTGAGCACCGCACCCACGTCGACCGATTTTCTCCTGGCCTCTACCTTCCCCCGCGTGTTAAAATACCCTCCATCAAGCCGTTGAACCTTCAGCATCCAAGCCGAATTCATCCGTCCAGTCCGTCAACCGACCCCGCGGTCGGCACCCCAGGAGGCTTTCTTCCGTGAGTTCAAGCCAACGGGGCTTCAGCCTGGTAGACCTGATGATCATCATCGCCGTGGCCGCGGTGGTGGCGGCTATCGCCATCCCCAGCATCGCCAACGACCGCCG
The DNA window shown above is from Candidatus Coatesbacteria bacterium and carries:
- a CDS encoding type II secretion system F family protein translates to MAKFIYRGRAADGGSVSGELEAPDEEAVLTALRARGILVTALEPAASRSIRVKRRDLVVFTRQLATMLAAGLPLVQTLGTLAEQSPEGLAEIAVDIRRQVEAGQTLSAALGRYPRTFDRLFCALVRAGEVSGNLEVIFERLAGYLERSDSLRRKVRGALAYPAVVLGMVILLGLGFMIFIIPLFSDIFTAFGAQLPLPTRIVVALSEFFQQYFYIPILLVVIIWAFIKFYGNTAEGRLSLDRLKLRLPIFGELFTKVSVARFARTLGTLVRSGVPIMDGLAITAATAGNRVIENAVRRTRKQVGEGRTFAEPLDETEVFPPLVVAMVAVGERTGRLEEMLNRVAAFYDDEVETAVNNLSSLLEPILMIVMGLVVGGLVISMYLPIFQMPGVIGGA